The following proteins are encoded in a genomic region of Trueperaceae bacterium:
- the argB gene encoding acetylglutamate kinase, with protein MSWVIKYGGNAMTNITIRRRVAGEIKILADQGNKPLVVHGGGPFIHAALEKSGVASKHIRGLRITSPDSLEIIESVLTLLGKDLAKDIGGAIGLTGKDAGILLAERFDKQLGEVGKITSVKTTVLETLINDGFVPVLACLALDSHGNLLNVNADEVAGAVAGALSSPIIFLTNVPGVLEDPSNNNSVLPHLTQRTIKKLVQQGIIAGGMIPKVEAALHALKKGAASAVIADGREEGVLDDVIQGKIGTVVTLN; from the coding sequence ATGTCGTGGGTTATTAAATACGGTGGTAATGCTATGACCAATATAACTATTAGGCGTCGGGTCGCTGGTGAAATAAAAATCTTAGCCGATCAAGGGAATAAGCCTTTGGTGGTCCATGGTGGCGGTCCATTCATTCATGCGGCCCTCGAGAAATCAGGCGTAGCCTCCAAACATATTAGAGGGCTCCGGATTACCTCGCCTGATAGCTTAGAGATAATTGAAAGCGTCCTGACCCTCCTAGGCAAAGACCTCGCCAAAGATATTGGGGGTGCTATAGGCCTTACTGGTAAAGATGCAGGGATATTACTAGCCGAACGATTCGATAAGCAGTTGGGTGAAGTAGGAAAAATAACTTCTGTCAAGACTACTGTACTTGAAACATTGATCAACGATGGATTCGTCCCTGTGCTGGCCTGCCTTGCCTTAGACTCCCACGGAAACCTACTAAACGTAAACGCAGACGAAGTTGCGGGAGCCGTAGCTGGTGCACTTTCATCGCCTATAATCTTTCTTACGAATGTACCTGGAGTGCTTGAAGACCCGTCAAATAATAATTCGGTTCTCCCCCATCTCACACAACGCACAATTAAGAAGCTAGTTCAGCAAGGCATAATAGCAGGTGGGATGATCCCGAAGGTAGAAGCTGCTTTACATGCCCTAAAGAAAGGGGCGGCTTCTGCTGTGATAGCTGATGGACGCGAAGAAGGAGTATTAGATGACGTCATTCAAGGGAAAATCGGTACGGTGGTGACACTCAATTGA